Proteins encoded by one window of Chryseobacterium foetidum:
- a CDS encoding NAD(P)-dependent alcohol dehydrogenase, with translation MSTFSVKAFGAESKEADLKEMNIERREITANDVEIEILYCGVCHSDLHTARNDWGGTKYPSVPGHEIVGKITKVGSDVSKFKVGDLAGVGCIVDSCGHCDSCKHDLEQYCENGFTGTYNGKDTHLGGHTFGGYSQKVVVDAGHVLKVPANLDLAAVAPLLCAGITTWSPLRHWNVGKDSKVAVIGLGGLGHMAIKLAKGLGAEVTLFSRTPGKTEDAKNLGADNVIISTDEDQMATVQRKFDLIIDTVPYDHDVNPYVNTLNINGTLVLVGFIGKMDEALFTPPMIMGRRSVAGSVIGGIAETQEMLDFCGEHNIVSEIEMIKMQDINEAYERMLKSDVRYRFVIDMQSLS, from the coding sequence ATGAGCACATTTTCTGTAAAAGCTTTTGGAGCAGAATCCAAAGAAGCTGACCTTAAAGAAATGAATATCGAAAGAAGAGAAATTACCGCCAACGATGTGGAAATTGAAATTCTTTACTGCGGGGTTTGTCACTCCGATTTGCATACTGCAAGAAACGACTGGGGCGGAACAAAATATCCGTCAGTTCCAGGTCACGAAATCGTAGGAAAAATCACAAAAGTGGGTTCTGATGTATCTAAATTTAAGGTAGGTGATCTTGCCGGAGTAGGATGTATCGTAGATTCCTGCGGACATTGCGACAGCTGCAAGCACGATCTTGAGCAATATTGCGAAAACGGATTTACCGGAACATATAACGGAAAAGACACTCATTTGGGAGGTCATACTTTCGGAGGATATTCTCAGAAAGTGGTTGTAGATGCTGGTCACGTATTAAAAGTTCCTGCCAATCTTGATCTGGCTGCCGTTGCACCGCTTCTCTGTGCTGGTATCACGACCTGGTCACCTTTAAGACACTGGAATGTTGGTAAAGATTCTAAAGTTGCTGTAATTGGTTTAGGTGGTTTGGGTCATATGGCAATCAAACTGGCTAAAGGTTTGGGCGCTGAGGTTACTCTGTTTTCAAGAACTCCTGGAAAAACTGAAGATGCTAAAAATTTAGGTGCAGACAACGTTATTATATCAACTGACGAAGATCAAATGGCGACTGTTCAGAGAAAATTTGATTTAATTATCGATACCGTTCCTTACGACCATGATGTCAATCCTTATGTAAATACTTTAAATATAAACGGAACCTTGGTTTTGGTAGGATTTATCGGTAAAATGGATGAGGCATTATTCACACCGCCAATGATTATGGGAAGAAGGTCTGTTGCCGGTTCTGTAATCGGTGGAATCGCTGAAACTCAGGAAATGCTTGATTTCTGTGGCGAACATAACATTGTTTCTGAAATTGAAATGATCAAAATGCAGGACATCAACGAAGCATATGAAAGAATGCTGAAAAGCGACGTGAGATACCGTTTTGTGATTGATATGCAGTCTCTGTCTTAA
- the groL gene encoding chaperonin GroEL (60 kDa chaperone family; promotes refolding of misfolded polypeptides especially under stressful conditions; forms two stacked rings of heptamers to form a barrel-shaped 14mer; ends can be capped by GroES; misfolded proteins enter the barrel where they are refolded when GroES binds), with amino-acid sequence MAKEIKFDIESRDALKRGVDALANAVKVTLGPKGRNVVIEKSFGAPHVTKDGVSVAKEIELEDRVENMGAQMVKEVASKTNDIAGDGTTTATVLAQAIVREGLKNVAAGANPMDLKRGIDKAVTAVVANLKEQSKEVGDSTEMVKQVASVSANNDETIGSLIAEAFGKVGKEGVITVEEAKGIDTTVDVVEGMQFDRGYQSPYFVTNPEKMLAELENPYILLVEKKISSMKELLPVLEPIAQGGKSLLIISEEVEGEALATLVVNKLRGSLKIAAVKAPGFGDRRKAMLEDIAILTGGQVISEEQGFTMENITIDMLGTAEKVTIDKDNTTVVNGGGEESKIKGRVNQIKAQMETTTSDYDREKLQERLAKLAGGVAVLYVGAASEVEMKEKKDRVDDALNATRAAVEEGIVAGGGVALVRAIEALANLTGINADETTGIKIVKRAIEEPLRQIVANAGGEGSVIVAKVAEGSGDFGYNAKTDEYVNMLEAGIIDPTKVTRVALENAASVSGMLLTTECVITEIKSAEPAMPMGGGMPGMM; translated from the coding sequence ATGGCAAAAGAAATAAAATTCGATATCGAGTCAAGAGACGCTCTGAAAAGAGGAGTTGATGCATTGGCTAATGCAGTAAAAGTAACTTTAGGACCAAAAGGTAGAAACGTGGTAATCGAAAAATCTTTCGGTGCACCTCACGTTACTAAAGATGGTGTTTCTGTAGCAAAAGAAATCGAACTTGAAGACAGAGTAGAAAACATGGGAGCGCAAATGGTAAAAGAAGTTGCTTCCAAAACCAATGATATCGCAGGAGACGGTACTACTACCGCTACTGTTTTGGCTCAGGCTATCGTAAGAGAAGGTCTTAAAAACGTAGCTGCAGGTGCAAACCCAATGGACTTAAAAAGAGGAATCGACAAAGCGGTAACAGCCGTTGTTGCCAACCTTAAAGAGCAATCTAAAGAAGTAGGTGATTCTACAGAAATGGTGAAGCAGGTTGCTTCAGTTTCTGCAAACAATGACGAAACGATCGGTTCATTAATCGCTGAAGCTTTCGGAAAAGTTGGTAAAGAAGGTGTAATCACCGTAGAAGAAGCTAAAGGTATCGATACAACAGTTGACGTTGTAGAAGGTATGCAGTTTGACAGAGGATACCAGTCGCCTTACTTCGTGACGAATCCTGAGAAAATGTTAGCTGAATTGGAAAACCCGTACATCCTTTTAGTAGAGAAAAAAATCTCTTCAATGAAAGAATTACTTCCGGTTCTTGAGCCTATCGCACAGGGTGGAAAATCTTTATTGATCATCTCTGAAGAAGTGGAAGGTGAAGCTTTGGCAACTTTGGTAGTTAACAAATTAAGAGGTTCTCTTAAAATTGCTGCTGTAAAAGCTCCAGGATTTGGTGACAGAAGAAAAGCAATGTTGGAAGATATCGCTATCTTAACTGGCGGACAGGTAATTTCTGAAGAGCAAGGTTTCACAATGGAAAACATTACCATTGATATGTTGGGAACTGCTGAAAAAGTAACGATCGACAAAGACAATACAACAGTTGTAAATGGTGGTGGTGAAGAAAGCAAGATCAAAGGCAGAGTAAACCAGATCAAAGCTCAGATGGAAACGACTACTTCTGACTACGACAGAGAAAAACTACAGGAGAGACTGGCTAAATTAGCTGGTGGTGTTGCCGTGCTTTACGTAGGTGCAGCTTCTGAAGTTGAAATGAAAGAGAAAAAAGACAGAGTTGACGATGCATTAAACGCTACGAGAGCAGCTGTTGAAGAAGGTATCGTTGCAGGTGGTGGTGTCGCTTTGGTAAGAGCTATTGAAGCTTTGGCAAACCTTACAGGCATCAATGCTGACGAAACTACAGGTATTAAAATCGTAAAAAGAGCAATCGAAGAGCCATTGAGACAAATCGTTGCCAACGCAGGAGGTGAAGGTTCTGTAATCGTAGCTAAAGTTGCTGAAGGCAGCGGAGACTTCGGATACAACGCTAAAACTGACGAGTATGTAAACATGCTTGAAGCAGGAATCATCGACCCTACGAAAGTAACAAGAGTTGCCCTTGAAAACGCAGCTTCAGTTTCAGGAATGTTATTGACAACAGAATGTGTTATCACTGAAATTAAGAGCGCAGAACCAGCTATGCCAATGGGAGGTGGAATGCCAGGAATGATGTAG
- a CDS encoding co-chaperone GroES, translating into MSVNFKPLADRVLIEPIAAETKTASGIIIPDTAKEKPQEGTVVAVGPGKVDEPTTVKVGDKVLYGKYSGSELKLDGKDFIIAKESDLLGVIG; encoded by the coding sequence ATGTCAGTAAACTTTAAACCCCTAGCAGACAGAGTGCTTATCGAGCCTATCGCTGCAGAAACCAAAACAGCTTCAGGTATTATCATCCCAGACACTGCAAAAGAAAAACCTCAGGAAGGTACAGTAGTAGCAGTAGGTCCTGGTAAAGTAGACGAGCCTACCACTGTAAAAGTAGGAGACAAAGTTCTTTATGGAAAATATTCAGGTTCAGAATTAAAATTAGACGGAAAAGATTTCATTATCGCTAAGGAGTCTGATTTATTAGGAGTAATTGGCTAA
- a CDS encoding four helix bundle protein, producing MRDFKKFEVWQLSHKLTLKVYKSSQSFPKEEIFGVTSQIRKSFASIGYNISEGSGRNSDKEFANFINIALGSSNEAENQLILSKDLEYLSEEDFQNLSEELTILKKKLVALWNRLNGN from the coding sequence ATGAGAGATTTTAAAAAATTTGAAGTTTGGCAACTGAGCCACAAATTAACTTTAAAAGTTTATAAGTCAAGCCAAAGCTTTCCTAAAGAAGAAATTTTTGGTGTAACTTCTCAAATCAGAAAATCTTTTGCTTCCATAGGATACAACATTTCTGAAGGAAGTGGCAGGAATTCAGATAAGGAATTTGCAAATTTCATTAACATCGCATTAGGATCATCTAACGAAGCCGAAAACCAATTAATACTCTCTAAAGATTTGGAGTACCTTTCAGAAGAAGATTTCCAAAACCTTTCGGAAGAATTAACAATACTAAAAAAGAAGCTTGTCGCCCTTTGGAACAGGCTCAACGGAAATTAA
- a CDS encoding carboxylesterase family protein → MSTNQQLHNHTYETSFGKILAFKENGVIKAKSIRYAQSERFKKPIPLDFAEDFVTDKTPVCPQKISPLLERLIGKTDLEKFLPEESTQFLTITRPENLVEEKLPVIVWIHGGSYEIGCGDLPTSDPSVWVKEQNIIVVSVSYRLGLFGFLGGNDERPANLGLFDIIEALKWIKKYISDFGGNPDNITLFGQSSGGDAIAHLLISEGVNNLFKRVIIQSAPLGFRLKREKMYTELFSQTDFLKTETDVMKMVDSYQNFLPSSFKYGLKAAMPFCLKYGHAPLPEEKFSLDIWKQNAPKIDVLIGFNEDETSFYVKTAQEGLYTYLPEKILDRIVKTTTKSIYGKPAEIFAKNYASGGGNIHLYKIKSTLKNHFIGASHCFDLPLIFANEEAWKEAGLLKDVPWDYIFEQGKKLRAVWAEFARNGKISDPKDRPEILDIKKVKN, encoded by the coding sequence ATGAGTACAAATCAGCAACTACACAATCATACTTATGAAACTTCATTCGGAAAAATTTTAGCTTTTAAGGAAAATGGTGTCATTAAAGCTAAAAGCATTCGCTATGCTCAATCTGAAAGGTTTAAAAAACCAATACCATTAGATTTCGCAGAAGATTTCGTTACAGATAAAACTCCGGTTTGTCCGCAGAAAATCAGTCCGCTTTTAGAAAGATTAATTGGTAAAACAGATTTGGAAAAATTTCTACCGGAAGAATCAACTCAATTCTTAACGATCACCAGACCTGAAAATTTAGTTGAAGAAAAACTTCCCGTTATCGTTTGGATTCATGGTGGTTCTTACGAAATTGGCTGTGGAGATTTGCCCACTTCCGATCCTTCAGTTTGGGTAAAAGAACAGAATATCATTGTCGTTTCAGTTTCATACCGTTTAGGATTGTTTGGATTTTTGGGAGGCAATGACGAAAGACCAGCAAACCTAGGATTATTTGACATTATCGAAGCTTTAAAATGGATTAAAAAATACATTTCCGATTTTGGAGGAAACCCTGACAACATCACACTTTTCGGTCAATCATCAGGTGGCGATGCCATTGCACATCTTTTGATTTCAGAAGGTGTGAATAATTTATTTAAAAGGGTAATTATTCAAAGTGCACCGTTAGGCTTCAGGTTGAAACGGGAAAAAATGTATACCGAACTTTTTAGTCAGACCGATTTTCTTAAAACTGAAACTGATGTTATGAAAATGGTTGATTCTTACCAGAATTTTCTTCCATCCAGTTTTAAATATGGTTTGAAAGCAGCCATGCCTTTCTGTCTTAAATACGGTCATGCTCCACTTCCAGAAGAAAAATTTAGTCTTGATATATGGAAACAAAATGCTCCAAAAATTGATGTTCTGATTGGTTTTAATGAAGATGAAACTTCCTTTTATGTAAAAACCGCTCAAGAAGGCCTCTACACTTATCTTCCGGAAAAAATTCTGGACAGAATCGTCAAAACAACTACAAAATCAATCTACGGAAAACCAGCTGAAATTTTCGCTAAAAATTATGCTTCCGGTGGAGGAAATATTCATTTATATAAAATTAAATCGACTTTAAAAAACCACTTTATCGGAGCGTCGCACTGTTTTGATCTTCCCTTAATCTTCGCTAATGAAGAGGCATGGAAAGAAGCCGGACTTTTAAAAGATGTTCCATGGGATTATATTTTTGAGCAAGGAAAAAAGCTGCGAGCCGTCTGGGCAGAATTTGCCCGAAACGGAAAAATTTCAGATCCGAAAGACAGACCTGAAATTTTAGATATTAAAAAAGTTAAAAATTAG